The genomic segment AATTGGGTAAACAGAAACTTGTTTTTTATCGCGACCTTTGCGTTCAAAGCGTACAACGCCTTCAACTTTTGCAAACAAAGTGTCATCTCCACCACGTCCAACGTTGATACCTGGATAAATGTGAGTACCGCGTTGACGATAAAGAATTGATCCACCAGTTACAGTTTGTCCGTCAGCCGCTTTAGCTCCAAGACGTTTTGCTTGTGAATCGCGTCCGTTAGATGTAGAACCTCCACCTTTTTTATGGGCGAAAAGTTGCAGATTAGCAAGATTCATTTTCAACATAATGTTTTTCCTCCGTGTTAGTTTTCTGTGATAACTCTTGTCTGGACGAACTCAGCTGAGTCCTCCGATAGGTTTGCCATACCCAAGAAGAATGATTCAAAGAAAAGTTGAGTCATTTCTCTTTGGTGAGGTGGAATATCCGTAGGAATCTCTACTCGTAAAAATCCACCTTCTTCTTCGTTTAATTCTAAGATTGGTTCATAGCCTGCGAATTTTTCAATCGAATTGATGAAATTTATGGCAAGCGTAGAAACCGACGCACACACGACATCAAAGCCGTATTCGCCACTTTCGGCGTGTCCAGTAATTTCTGCACTCCTCAGCTCACCATCCTCGGCTCGTTCAAAGACTGCTTGTATCATGTGCTCTCCTTAAAAATTAAGCGTTGATTGCATTGATGACAACCTTAGTATATGGTTGACGGTGACCTTGTTTACGATGGCTACCTTTTTTAGGTTTGTACTTGTAAGTAACAACCTTCTTTTGTTTTCCTTGTTTTTCAACAGTTCCAACAACAGTAGCTCCAGAAACAAGCGGAGTTCCGACAACAGTGTTTTCACCACCAACAAGAACAACTTCGTCAAATGTTACATCTTGACCAGCTTCAACGTCTAATTTTTCAACGTAGATTGCTTGACCAACTTCAACTTTAACTTGTTTGCCGCCAGTTTTAATGATTGCGTATGTGCTCATTATGCACCTCCTATGAATTTTACGGGTTCCCCCTAATTTTGTGAAGACTCGCCTAGCATCGTGGGACGAACCACTTATGACGATGTTCGAGCGGTTGCACAGGCTGTGCATAGTCAACTCTCTAAGTATAGCATTTCTAGAATTATTTGACAAGTATTTTTTATCAAAAGACTAACTGAGTAGCTTTTAGTAATTTCCCAGAATAACTTCCAATCTCAAAATCCGTTCTTATTACAACAATCCTTCAATCATCTCATCCACTTCGTCTGTTTCTGCTTCTGGTGTGATTTCAGTAATGATGATATCAGCAACAGCACGTTCCACTAATCCTTCCACATCCATACGTGTTTCGTATTGCTCTGCATTTTTTATCTTTGGATTGGTTTTCGGACGATCTGGGGCAAAAATGGTACAGCAATCTTCAAAGGGCTGAATTGAGATATTAAAGGTATCAATCTTTTCAGCAATGTCAATGATTTCCAGCTTATCCATAGTCACAACTGGGCGAATAATTGGAGTGTTAGTGACAGCATTGATTGCTTGCATGCTTTCTAGCGTTTGGCTAGCAACTTGACCAAGGCTTTCTCCGTTGATGATAACGAGCCCACCACGTTCTTCACGAATGCGATCTGTAATGCGCATCATAAAGCGTCGAGTTAGGGTCATCAGATAAGCTTCTGGTGCTTTCGCTTTAATTTCTTCTTGAATTTCTGTAAATGGCACTTCAATAAATTGAATATTGCCACCAAATTTGGTTAATTTGCGCGTCAAATCTTGCGCCTTTTTGAGAGCACCGGGACTTGTATAAGGGGGGCTAGCAAAGTGCACCGCTTCAATATCCACCCCGCGTTTTAGAGCTAGATAGCCTGCAACGGGTGAATCAATCCCGCCTGACATCATCAGCATACCTTTTCCAGATGTTCCGACAGGAAGACCGCCTGCTCCACGAATCGTTTCATAGGACAGATAGGCTGCTTCTTCGCGGATTTCTACTTGCAGTGTAATATCTGGTGCTTTCATCTTGACTTGAACATGTGGAATCGCATCAAAGACTGCATTTCCCAAGGTCTGGTTCAATTCACGACTATCCAATTCAAAATTGTGGTCACTGCGTTTGCTGGCAATCTTGAAAGTCATCCCCTCTTTATAAATCTTTTTCATAATTGTCTGCACCGCTTCAACTAAAGCTGGTACTGATTTTTCAATCTTATAAGACGGAGAGAAATTTTGAATCCCAAAAATCTGTTTGAGCGATTCTGCAACTGGTTGATAAGCCGTTCCATGAAGATAGACATGTGCACGATCTCGGTCTGCTTTCACATGCACATCTGGGTAGATAGAGAGGACTGCTTGCATATTGCGTTTCAATTTGTTAATAAAACGCATGCGATTTTTTCCTTTAGTTGAAAGCTCGCCGTAGCGAACCATAATTTCTGAATATTGCATTGCTTACCTTACTTTTCTAGTTTTTTCATAAATGAGTTTAAACGTTGTCAGGAATTGCTCCATCTGACTCATATCATTATCGACATCCAGACTAATTCGCACAGCCGTTTGAGCTAAGGATTTGTCAACACCCATGGCTATCAAAGTTCCAGCTGGTTTGCCAGCTTTAGAGGAACAAGCACTCGTAGTAGAGATATAAATGTCATACTCTTCAAAAGCATGAACCACTACTTCACCTCGTACGCCTTTAATCCCAAAAGTCAGGATATGGGGCGCAAACTCTTCTATTCCTGAAAAAATCGTCACATCAGGGTATTTCGCTAGCTCTTCTAAGATAACCTCTTTCATCTTGGTCGTTCGTGTGATGAAGACTTCCAAATTTTCCATAGACATGCGCAAGGCTTTTGCAGTTGCTGCAATGCCCGCCAAATTTTCAGTTGTAGAACGCTTGTCTGATTCTTGACCGCCACCATTCAACAGCGGACTGATTTTCTTACCAGACTTGATATAGACAAAACCAACACCTCGTAAACCATGAAATTTATGGCTAGAAAACGTCGCAAGGTCCACGCGATCAGTTAAATAATTTTCCGTTGGAATCTTGGCTATGGCTTGAACCGCATCCACATGAAAAGAAACTGTTGGCCTATCCACTAAAAGCTTTGAAATAGCTTTAATCGGCTGAACAGAACCGATTTCATTGTTGATAGCCATGACAGAAACTAGAGTAGTATCTGGTCGGATAAGGTCTGCTAATTTTTCAACCTCTACAAAACCTTTGTTATCGATAGGTGCAAAGTCTATTTCAAATCCTTGCTCTTTCAGCCAGAGTGCGGATTCTTTCACTGCTGGATGCTCAATAGCAGATACAATGAGATGCTTGCCATAGCGTGCTTTTTCAAAAGCCACACCCTTGATAACCCAATTATCTCCTTCTGTCCCTCCAGACGTAAAAAAAATCTCCTGAGAAGATTTACCTAAAAGACCTGCAATCTGCTTGCGTGATGCATCTAACAAGCGCGTTGCTTGACTACCCAAACTATGAAGACTGGAAGGGTTCCCCCAGATTTTTGAAGCAACTTCTGTATAAGTAGCCAAAGCCTCTGGGTAAGGCTTTGTAGTTGCCGAATTATCTAAATAAATCATCTTAAACCTCTATATTTCAATACCCTTATTGTAACATGAAAAAGAAATAGGAACAACAGAGAAAGTCGTAAATAAAAGCTCTCTAAGCGGAAAACTTAGAGAGATGACAACTATATTATTTTCTTAATAGTCATAAAATTCATGTAAAAGAACAGATAATTCCTGTTGCTGCTCAATGAGAATTTTTCCGATTGTCGTTGATTTTATCAAGGTTCGTTCGCGAACGTGCTCAATTACTCTCTTCAAGGAAGATAAATCTAAAGCTTCCTCAATCATTTTTTGGACGTTTTGGAAAGGTTGATGCGTCACAATTTGGAAACCATAAGAATTATTAAGCAAGGAATAGCCAGCAATTCCTGTTTTCTTTTGATAAGCTTCGCACAAACCACCATCAATAACGAACAGCATTCCTTCACCTCGAATCGGCGATTCTCCCTTCAGCGTTTTCACAGGTGTATGCCCATTTACAATCCTAGAATGTTCTGAAAAAAGCCCAAATTCTTCTAAAATTAACTTGCATATATTGGCAGAATTCCGATAAGAAAAATAAGGATTTTCTTTTTCAACGTGCGTCTGTTTATCCTCGATAAAATAACGTTCTAGAGTTGTCATTTTGTCTTTACCAAACAAAGGAGACAACTTCCCATTCCAACAGTACCAGATAAGATCAGTTGAGAAATCGTTCTGAATTTCTGGATTTTTAGAACTTTCTCGAATATGGTATTCAAAAAAGTCGAGCAATTCTTTACCAGCATAGCGGATTTGATTGATTTGCAAAGGTTGAAAGTCTCCTGATGTCTCTAGAGGGATACAGCCATGAAACAGGAGATGATTGTTATAAATCTTATACATGGAACCCTTGTTCATCAAAAAAGAAATCTGGTTCTTGAGCTGAATAGAATGCTGGAATGAATCCAGCAAAGTAGCAACCACTTCTTCTTCCACATCCGTTAATTCCTCTGGCTTTTGGGGATTAATCGTTTGAAAACAAGTATTAGCTAAGAAATGCTTCTTCTCTTCTATCATGACACTCTCTTCCCAGTAATCAATCTTATCCAGAGTAAGGTGTTGAGACATATTAAATTCTGGTCGTCTTTTGATGAGCTGATTTTCCAATTTAAACTGGATAATCGCTAAAGCTTGGTGAATCTTCTCCAACTGAAGAATTTCCTCAGGAGAATAATCGTCACTTCTTTTTCCTAACTTAGGTTTGAATTTTGCATTTTCCGAATAAGTCTTTTCAGCAAAGAGGACGAGTGGTCTTAGATTAAGACCATAAGCACGCTCAATATCGTAAAGATACCCGTACCTAGCAGCTATTCGTAAGAGAATGAGTAGACATTCTTTTGAGCCGAAGAAAGCCCCCATCCAGATAATGTCGTGGTTGCCCCACTGAATATCAACAGAATGATAAGCCATGAGTTCATTCATTACTTTATCCGCTGCTGCTCCGCGATCAAAAATATCACCAACTATGTGAAGATGATCAATGATTAATTGCCGAATGACCGTTGATAATGCCGAAATAAATTGACTTGCTTCACCTAAATCAATCAAATAGTTCTGAATCGTTTCAAAATAAATATTGCTATCCGGCAGATTTCTATCAGTGTAAAGCAATTCCTCAATAATGTAAGCATATTGTGGCGGCAAGGCTTTCCTTACTTTAGAGCGTGTGTATTTGGCTGCTACAAAAGCTAGCAAAGTCAACAGATTTTGAATGATTTCTCCATACCAACTTTTATCTTTCAAAGGATAAAGGAACCCATCGCTCAAAACTTCCTGAGGATACGCAATTAGTAAGGTCAGCTTGTCTTTTTCCTCTTTTGATAATTTCTCTCCAAAGCAATCATTGATTTTTTCGTTCAGGTTTCCTGCACAGGTTCTCAAGATATAGTCAAAAGCCTCAAACTCACCATGAATATCACTAAGGTACAACTCGGTTCCCTTTGGTAAATTTAAAATGGCTTCCAGATTGATTAACTCTGTGATGACCTTTTGCTTAGAATCAAACTCTTTTAATAGAATTCGTTTGTATTGCTCCATTCGTTCACCTCATTTCAATACAATACTATATTTAATACTTATTTGAAGACAGAGATTTCAAATGTTCTTCAATAATGCAAGCCGTTTCTTCAATAGATTTATCGGTAATATTGATGATATAAGCCTGATGCTTTTGAAAAACTTTCTTGGAATAATCTAGTTCTTCATAAATTTTTTCTACATCTGTATAGCTTGTAGCTTGTGTCAAACCGAGCGCATCCAAGCGATTGCTTCTCACTTTAGCCAATTTATCCGGATCACAGACCAACCCAATCATTCTTCTTTTATCTACTTTATCTAAAACTTGTGGTAGTGGAACTTCAGGGATCAAGGGAAGATTTGATACTTTATAACCTTTATTAGCTAAATAGATACTGAGTGGAGTCTTGGAAGTTCGAGAAACTCCCAGAATCACAAGGTCTGACTCCAAAAATCCTTGCGGGTTCTTGCCGTCATCATATTTAACAGCAAATTCAATCGCAGATATTTTGTTGAAATATTCCGTATCCAAACGATGTAGAACACCTGGAACTTCAATAGGTTGAGTATCCGTTTTTTCCTTGATGATTTCAAAGAATGGATTCATCAAATCTAGATAGGATAAATGATTGACTCTACTAAATTCTCTAGCTGCTGCTGCTAAATGGCTATCTACCAAAGTGCTGATAACAACTGCATCATCTTTGATAGCATCTTGCAAAATATCTAACAATTCAGATTCCTTATTAATAAATGGGAATCGATAACTATTATTGAAAATCAAATCTGGATATTGAGCCATGACGGCTGATAATAATTTTTGGGATGTTCCTCCCAAAGAATCAGAAATAGTATAAATAGTAATCTCTTTTTTCATGAAAACTCCTTTTTTAGCGATTTACTTCAGCATTTCTTGCTTCTTGGATAATAAAGTTCAGCAAAGCCGACTTAGTAATTGTTCCTATAATGTGAGGTTCATTTTGCTCCTCCACAACAGGCAATGAATCAATGGCGAAGTCCTGCAAAAGTGCAGCTGCTTCAAGAATATTCAAATCCTTATGACAAGTCTTAATATGTGGCATTCTGGTCATGCAAACGGCTACTGGGGTCACATCAATATTGGCATTGAGGGCAGCCCTTAACAAATCCTTTCGTGATAAAATGCCTAGCAGCTGCTTCTTTTCATCTATCACATAGAGAACATCTGCATCATACATAAATAATGTGATAATAGCATCTTGAATAAAAGAATCATGTGTTACTAATACGGGGGAGGTCATCACATCCTCTACTTTCTTCTGAAAAGTATCAAAGAAAAAGAGAGTTTCCAAATCTGAACCAGAATAAGTGTAGCCAACTTTCGGGCTTGCTTTTAAAATCCCTACTAAGGTTAGAAAGGATAGATCTGAGCGTAAGGTCGCCCTAGATACATCTAACAGCTCTGATATTTTTTCCCCACTGACTGGCTGATCCTTTTTCACAATTTCTACAATTTCTTTTTGTCGCTTTGTTAATTTCAACTGTTACTCCTTTTAAAAACTTCAATCTTTAATAATCATCATTATGTGTCATATTATAACAAATAAATTCTGATTGTCAATGATTTATGACTGATTCTTTTCTGTTGACAAATATATATGCTATATATTACAATGTATCTGTCGTTTAATATGACGCATATTTAATCAATCGGAGGCAAAAATGGATAAATGGATTTATTTTTTTGATGAAGGACGTGCTAGTGATAAAGCCTTATTAGGTGGTAAAGGGGCTAATTTGGCAGAAATGACTCATTTAGGGCTCCCAGTGCCAGAAGGCTTTACCATTACAACTCAAAGTTGTCTACGTTATTTAGAAACTCCTTCTTTTTTTGAATCTATTTTAAAAGAGGAAGTTTTGAAAGCGATTACGAACTTAGAAAGCAAGACAAATAAATTTTTTATGGGCAATGAGTCCTCGCTACTGCTAGTTTCCGTTCGTAGCGGTGCAAAAATTTCTATGCCTGGTATGATGGACACCATTCTCAATCTTGGTTTAAATGACTTACGTGTTCAGACTTTAGCGGACGTAACAAATGCTAATTTCGCTTATAATTGCTATCGCCGTTTGTTGCAGATGTTTGCAGATGTCGTCTACGGCATTCCAAAAGAGGAATTTGATCGATGCTTAGAAAAAACCGAAAAGCAATTGAATAAAACAATCAATGATTTTTCAAAAGAAGAGCACCAATCACTTATCCAACGATATAAAGAAATTTATCAAGAGCACTACCAAAATTTCCCACAGAGTCCCAAAGAGCAACTCTACGCTGCTATCAAGGCTGTGTTCAAATCATGGAACAATCCACGCGCTAAAGTTTACCGCGAATTGAATCAAATTCCTCACGATTTAGGAACGGCTGTCAATGTTCAAAGCATGGTGTTTGGAAATAGCGACCAAAAAAGCGGCACAGGCGTTGTTTTCACAAGAAATCCTGCCACTGGTGAACATCATCTGTTTGGGGAATTTCTACTCAATGCTCAAGGGGAAGATGTCGTAGCTGGTATTCGAACTCCAGAACCGATTGACTCTCTTAAACGAATCTTACCACAGGCCTATGAAAACTTTTGTAACTATGCCAAGATTCTTGAAAAACATTACAAAGATATGCAGGATATTGAATTTACCATTGAAAAGGAGAAATTGTACATCCTGCAAACTCGAAATGGGAAGCGTACTGCTAAAGCAAGCTTAAAAATCGCTTTGGATCTAGTCGATGAAAAAATGATTTCAAAAGAAGAAGCTCTCCTACGAGTCAGTCCTTCTGCTATTAACCAACTGATTCACCCTATTTTTGAAGAATCTGCTTTGAAATCAGCTCATTATTTGACTCAAGGACTTCCTGCTAGTCCAGGCGCAGCAACAGGAGAAATTGTCTTTACCGCCGAGCGGGCTAAAGAACTTCATGCACTAGGAAAAAACGTTATTTTGGTTCGCCAAGAAACTTCTCCCGAGGATATTGAAGGAATGGTGGTCAGTCAAGCAATTGTGACTAGTCATGGCGGAATGACTTCTCATGCTGCCGTTGTAGCACGTGGCATGGGCACTTGTTGTGTCGCAGGATGTGGCGAATTGTCTATCAATGAATACGATAAAACAATTGTATGCGACAAAGTGACTCTAAGAGAGGGAGACATCCTTTCTGTAGATGGCACTTCCGGCAAGCTCTACACGGGCAATATTCCAACTACTATGATTGACAATAACGACGAATTACAGTTGTTCCTTTCTTGGGCAGACGAAGTGGCTCAACTGAGCGTTCGTGCAAATGCAGAAACGATTCAAGACTTAAAAACAGCCATGCAATTTGGTGCTAAAGGAATTGGCCTTGCTCGTACAGAGCACATGTTCTTTGGTGAAAAACGAATTTTAGAAATGCGGAGATTGATTTTATCAAACGACGAAGTAGAAACAAATTCCGCTTTAAAGAAACTCTTGGCTTTCCAAGAAGAGGATTTCTATCAAATGTTTCAAACAATTCAGGATAAGCCGATGATTGTCCGTTTATTGGATCCGCCTATGCATGAATTTTTACCAAAAAATAAACCAGAAATTGAGCAGTTGGCTGAAAAACTACAAATCTCTGCTGAGACATTAACACAGAAAATTGCCTCCCTGCAAGAAACAAATCCAATGTTAGGACATCGTGGTTGTCGTTTAGGAATTACACAGCCTCAAATTTATAAAATGCAGGTAGAAGCTATTTTTAACAGTGCCATTAGACTGGCAAAAGAAGGCATGGTCATTAAGCCAGAAATCATGATTCCGCTGATTGCTGAAAAATCAGAACTCGTTTATCTCAAAAAGCTACTGGTTGAGTACATTGGAACTATCTTCAACAAGCATCATATTGAACCTTTCCCTTATGAAATTGGCACCATGATTGAACTGCCGCGCGCCTGCTTTATTGCAGACCAACTGGCTGAAGAAGCAGATTTCTTTAGTTTCGGTACCAATGACTTAACGCAAATGACCTATGGCTTTTCTCGTGATGATATTGGAAAATTTATCCAGCATTACAAAGACAAAGAAATTATGTCGTTTGACCCTTTCCAAACTATTGACCAGACTGGAGTTGGGGAACTCATGAAAATAGCCATTTCAAAGGCTCTCCAAGTGAATCCCAATCTTCCAATTGGAGTTTGTGGTGAAGTCGGAGGAGATCCTACTTCTATTCCTTTCTTCCAAGACATTGGCATTACTTATGTTTCTTGCTCCCCTTATCGTGTCCCTGCTGCACGATTAGCTGTTGCACAAGCAAATCTTTCCTAGTCCTTCCTTATAATCACACCAGCTCTTTTCATCTGTCAACAAGGGCAGACAAGAATTGAGCTGATTTTTTAGTCCTTATAGTAGAAAACCACATTCTCTTTCGATTAATTTACATGAAATTTTCAATGTTTTAAATTTTTTTAAGACAATTTTAAACAAAGAGGGTATAATGAAGATGAGAAAAGAGATTATCAACTGACAATGGAAAATTATTCTCGAAAAAATAAAACTTCAACTACTAAAGAAGAAAAAACACCTACTCGTCATCATATCAAAAAAGGTCTCTCAGCTTTTCAGAAGACCCTTGCTACGATTGGGAGTATCCTTGGGATTATCACTGCAACGATTACCATCATGACTTTCATGAATAACAATAAATCTGATAACAAAACAAAAACTAGTCAGACGACACAAACAACCATTATCAAAGAAATTCAGAAAGAAACAACGACTGAGGCCCCTAGCTCTAACAACACAACTGCTACTAGTCAAGGCGAAACAGAAACAAGTAGCGCTAGCTCTAACACTACGCAGTCTAGCAATACATCAAGCGATACTAGCTCTAGCCAAACAAGTAACGACAGTGCTGATAAGGATACAACATCATCAAGCTCTAGCAATTAAAAAATAACGGAAGCAAGACTACTCATCAGACCAATGTCCGATAGTTGTTCAACTTCCGTTTTTTATATCTAATTTTATACTCAATGAAAATCACAAAACAAACTAAGACAAGTCGTAGATAAATCGAAAGTTCCCGTAGAGCTTTTGAGATTGGAGATGAAACGTCCGTGAGGATGTGTCAACAGTACAGCTTTGAGTAGCGGATAGAACTTGCGAAGTAAGTATCAAGACGATTCGCTTGTCTATCTCGAAAGAGTACTTCTGACGAAAACTTCGTTTTTTATCGCCACCTTTCACAATTCCCTAGATTGTTAAGAAAGCACTCACTGCATTCACTTTATCTGCAACCTTTCATAGTTCTCGGGCTGTCAAAGCTAACGAAGTTTGAAAAGATTTTTACAGAGTATCATTTCCGATACATTTTCACCTGAAGATATAAATCATTGTAAATTCCCAGCCATTTCGCCCCTAATTGCTGATAGACTTCCAAATGCTTCATCGTTTCTTCATCTGGATAAAAGGCTCTATCTTCCTGCACTTCTTTAGGAAGCATTGCTTTGGCTAGTACATTCGGGGTAGAATAACCAACATACAAGGCATTTTTATAGGCATTTTCAGGTTTTAACATAAAGTTAATGAATTGATAGGCAGCCTTTTTATTTTTGACCGTCTTAGGAATGACAATATTATCAAACCAAAGATTGCTAGCTTCTGGCGGTACGACATAACGCAATTTCGGATTTTTATCCAGCATCTGCCGCGCCTCTCCAGAGAAACTAACACCAATAGCAGCATTATTTTGAATCATATAGCCTTTCATCTCATCAGCAACAATAGCTTTGATGTTTGGTGTTAACGTATAGAGCTTATCAACCGCCTCTTGCAATTGCTTGGTATTCTTTGAATTTAAGCTATATCCTAATGCATTCAATCCAACGCCCATTACTTCACGCGCTCCATCAATCATCATGATAGAGTTTTTATACTCAGGTCGCCACAAGTCACTCCAATGCTTAGGTGCTGTTTTGACCAATTCCGTGTTGTAAACAATGCCTAGCGTTCCCCAAAAGTATGGAATAGAGTATTGATTGCGGGGATCAAATGATTGATTTAAAAATCGTTTTCCAATATTTTCTAAGCCTTTAATCTGAGAATGATCCAACTTTTCTAGTAAGTGTTCCGACATCATTTTTGAAATCATGTATTCACTGGGAATAGCAATATCATAGGTTGTCCCGCCCTGCTTAATCTTCGTGTACATGGATTCGTTAGAATCAAAGGTTTCATATTGAACTTGGATACCGGTTTCTTTTGTAAATTTCGTCAATAATTCTGGATCAATGTAATCTCCCCAATTATAGATGACTAATTTGTCACCAGAACCGATTTTTGTCCGACTTTCAATGTGATGGCTCAAGCCCCAGAGGATAAGGATAATAGCAACAATGCCCATTAAAAATGAATAAAGCTTTTTCATGCCGCATCCTCCTTCTCACGAGAAATAAAATAATAACCAATCACCAAAAGAATACTGAAAAGAAATACCAAAGCAGAGAGAGCATTGATTTCTAGAGAAATTCCTTGACGAGCACGCGAGTAAATCTCAACCGACAAGGTTGAAAAACCATTTCCTGTCACAAAGAACGTCACAGCAAAGTCATCTAGAGAGTAGGTGAAAGCCATAAAGTAACCGGCAATGATAGCTGGTGTCAGATAAGGCAGCATGATTTCCTTGAGCATCTGAACTTGGCTTGCTCCTAAATCATAGGCCGCCTTAATCATGTCATCATTCATCTCTTTTAACCGTGGCAATATCATCAAGACTACGATAGGAATTGAAAAAGCAATATGACTGGCTAAGACTGATAGAAAACCTAATTGAAATTTGATAGTTGTAAAAAGAATTAAGAAACTAGCCCCAATCATGACATCTGGCGCTACCATAAGGATATTATTAACCGATAAAAAGGCATCTTGGTATTTCTTTTTAGCTTGATAAATATAAATGGCACCAAACGTTCCGATTGCTGTTGCAATCAAAGAAGATAGAAATGCTAAGAAAAAGGTCTGCGCTAAAATGAGCATCAAGCGAGTATCACTGAACATATTTTGAAAATGCGTCAGACTAAAGCCTGTAAACTTGTTCATATCATCGCCAGCATTGAACGCATAGCCAATCAAATAAAAAATCGGCAAATAAAGAATTAAGAAGATGACTGTTAAATAAATACTAGCAGTTTTTTTCATCGCTCTCCCCCTTCTTTCGTTGCCCACATGATAACGAGCATGGCTACAATCAAGACAACACCAATGGTTGAGCCCATTCCCCAATTTTGTGTAGTCAGAAAATGCTGCTCAATGGCTGTACCTAGCGTAATAACGCGATTGCCACCGATCAAACGCGTCAGCATAAAAAGACTGAGACTAGGGATAAAGACTGACTGCACACCACTTCTCACGCCATTCATAGATAGAGGGAAAACAACACGACGGAAAGTTTCCCAACGATTGGCACCAAGGTCATAGCTGGCATTGATCAGATTTTGATCCATGTCCTCTAAAACATTAAAAATCGGCAATATCATAAAGGGCAGCTCAATATAACTGGCTACAAAAATAAAAGAGAAATCTGTAAACAGGATTTGCTGAGGACCAATCCCGATAAAACTTAAAAACTGATTGACCGAACCATTTTGTCCAAAAATCCCGATAAAAGCGTAAGCTTTGAGAAGTAGATTGACCCATGTTGGCAAAATAATGAGCATCAACCAAAGCTGTCTATGCTTTAATTGTGTCAATAAAAATGCAGTTGGATAACTGATTACTAAAGTGACAACTGTGATAATCCCCGCATATAAAACAGAGTTTAAACTCATTTTGAGATAAGTCAGATTTTGCGAAGCGAAGTAAGTCTTATAATTTTCAAGAGTAAAGTGACCTTCGATATTGAAAAACGACTGCCAAACAATCATGGCAACAGGCGCTAATACAAACAATAGAACCC from the Streptococcus constellatus subsp. constellatus genome contains:
- a CDS encoding ABC transporter permease, which translates into the protein MKKTTSNLFVAPYILWVLLFVLAPVAMIVWQSFFNIEGHFTLENYKTYFASQNLTYLKMSLNSVLYAGIITVVTLVISYPTAFLLTQLKHRQLWLMLIILPTWVNLLLKAYAFIGIFGQNGSVNQFLSFIGIGPQQILFTDFSFIFVASYIELPFMILPIFNVLEDMDQNLINASYDLGANRWETFRRVVFPLSMNGVRSGVQSVFIPSLSLFMLTRLIGGNRVITLGTAIEQHFLTTQNWGMGSTIGVVLIVAMLVIMWATKEGGER
- a CDS encoding CBS domain-containing protein, whose amino-acid sequence is MKLTKRQKEIVEIVKKDQPVSGEKISELLDVSRATLRSDLSFLTLVGILKASPKVGYTYSGSDLETLFFFDTFQKKVEDVMTSPVLVTHDSFIQDAIITLFMYDADVLYVIDEKKQLLGILSRKDLLRAALNANIDVTPVAVCMTRMPHIKTCHKDLNILEAAALLQDFAIDSLPVVEEQNEPHIIGTITKSALLNFIIQEARNAEVNR
- a CDS encoding ABC transporter substrate-binding protein; protein product: MKKLYSFLMGIVAIILILWGLSHHIESRTKIGSGDKLVIYNWGDYIDPELLTKFTKETGIQVQYETFDSNESMYTKIKQGGTTYDIAIPSEYMISKMMSEHLLEKLDHSQIKGLENIGKRFLNQSFDPRNQYSIPYFWGTLGIVYNTELVKTAPKHWSDLWRPEYKNSIMMIDGAREVMGVGLNALGYSLNSKNTKQLQEAVDKLYTLTPNIKAIVADEMKGYMIQNNAAIGVSFSGEARQMLDKNPKLRYVVPPEASNLWFDNIVIPKTVKNKKAAYQFINFMLKPENAYKNALYVGYSTPNVLAKAMLPKEVQEDRAFYPDEETMKHLEVYQQLGAKWLGIYNDLYLQVKMYRK
- a CDS encoding ABC transporter permease → MKKTASIYLTVIFLILYLPIFYLIGYAFNAGDDMNKFTGFSLTHFQNMFSDTRLMLILAQTFFLAFLSSLIATAIGTFGAIYIYQAKKKYQDAFLSVNNILMVAPDVMIGASFLILFTTIKFQLGFLSVLASHIAFSIPIVVLMILPRLKEMNDDMIKAAYDLGASQVQMLKEIMLPYLTPAIIAGYFMAFTYSLDDFAVTFFVTGNGFSTLSVEIYSRARQGISLEINALSALVFLFSILLVIGYYFISREKEDAA
- the ppdK gene encoding pyruvate, phosphate dikinase yields the protein MDKWIYFFDEGRASDKALLGGKGANLAEMTHLGLPVPEGFTITTQSCLRYLETPSFFESILKEEVLKAITNLESKTNKFFMGNESSLLLVSVRSGAKISMPGMMDTILNLGLNDLRVQTLADVTNANFAYNCYRRLLQMFADVVYGIPKEEFDRCLEKTEKQLNKTINDFSKEEHQSLIQRYKEIYQEHYQNFPQSPKEQLYAAIKAVFKSWNNPRAKVYRELNQIPHDLGTAVNVQSMVFGNSDQKSGTGVVFTRNPATGEHHLFGEFLLNAQGEDVVAGIRTPEPIDSLKRILPQAYENFCNYAKILEKHYKDMQDIEFTIEKEKLYILQTRNGKRTAKASLKIALDLVDEKMISKEEALLRVSPSAINQLIHPIFEESALKSAHYLTQGLPASPGAATGEIVFTAERAKELHALGKNVILVRQETSPEDIEGMVVSQAIVTSHGGMTSHAAVVARGMGTCCVAGCGELSINEYDKTIVCDKVTLREGDILSVDGTSGKLYTGNIPTTMIDNNDELQLFLSWADEVAQLSVRANAETIQDLKTAMQFGAKGIGLARTEHMFFGEKRILEMRRLILSNDEVETNSALKKLLAFQEEDFYQMFQTIQDKPMIVRLLDPPMHEFLPKNKPEIEQLAEKLQISAETLTQKIASLQETNPMLGHRGCRLGITQPQIYKMQVEAIFNSAIRLAKEGMVIKPEIMIPLIAEKSELVYLKKLLVEYIGTIFNKHHIEPFPYEIGTMIELPRACFIADQLAEEADFFSFGTNDLTQMTYGFSRDDIGKFIQHYKDKEIMSFDPFQTIDQTGVGELMKIAISKALQVNPNLPIGVCGEVGGDPTSIPFFQDIGITYVSCSPYRVPAARLAVAQANLS
- a CDS encoding DUF6556 family protein, whose product is MENYSRKNKTSTTKEEKTPTRHHIKKGLSAFQKTLATIGSILGIITATITIMTFMNNNKSDNKTKTSQTTQTTIIKEIQKETTTEAPSSNNTTATSQGETETSSASSNTTQSSNTSSDTSSSQTSNDSADKDTTSSSSSN